One stretch of Rosistilla oblonga DNA includes these proteins:
- a CDS encoding peptidylprolyl isomerase, whose protein sequence is MLAVTLLATATLSAANPVVVDMKTSMGPIQIEMYPDKAPETVKNFVNYANKGFYDGTIFHRVIDGFMIQGGGFTPNMQEKETGAMIQNESANGLKNEKYTIAMARTPNPHSATSQFFINTGTDNGFLDRANARDGFGYCVFGKVTKGTEIVDAIGKVATGNVGPHGDVPRTPVIIEKVTIAQ, encoded by the coding sequence ATGCTTGCCGTAACACTGTTGGCCACCGCCACGCTTAGCGCTGCCAATCCTGTTGTTGTCGATATGAAGACCTCGATGGGGCCGATCCAGATCGAGATGTATCCCGACAAAGCTCCCGAGACCGTTAAGAACTTTGTTAACTACGCTAACAAAGGCTTCTACGACGGCACGATCTTCCATCGCGTGATCGATGGGTTCATGATCCAAGGCGGTGGATTCACGCCCAACATGCAAGAGAAAGAGACCGGCGCGATGATTCAAAACGAATCGGCCAACGGACTCAAGAACGAAAAGTACACGATCGCCATGGCGCGGACTCCGAATCCTCACAGCGCGACCAGCCAGTTCTTCATCAACACCGGCACCGACAACGGTTTCTTGGACCGGGCCAACGCTCGCGATGGTTTTGGGTATTGCGTGTTTGGCAAAGTGACCAAGGGAACCGAAATCGTCGACGCGATCGGCAAAGTTGCCACCGGAAACGTTGGCCCTCACGGCGACGTCCCACGCACTCCCGTGATCATCGAAAAGGTCACGATCGCTCAATAA
- a CDS encoding Y-family DNA polymerase codes for MNPRVLSIWLPNWPIQRLHAASNLPAGPDRPPLVLIARDPRRGQRVVACCRRAAMAGIKVEMSGGEATSLIEAATDAQSTTQPHDAQADLEALQELAAACTERFSPLVGMEPLGPRPWAGQLLHMPQGLVMDVTGIGPLFDGEESLCRQIDEFFQSRNLQVRIALASTLAAAWGLARSPASRRKTIETTKRYCITKPETEFHHLVSMPTRVMRLEPACVETLARLGIEQFGQLLRLPREGLATRLGADLMLRIDQLLGRADEPLPVYHHRPEDHVSIDLEHPTRDTEILIYSSEQLMQRLVKGLRRRGHGALRIACRFDLLQHEAVEMRLSLFAPTADDQHLNRLLANHFGRQRLPADVHRVAVSATLTAPLQQRQPDLIGDVSTHANSAPALANLIDNLAGRLGRQSVLGVRATRNPEPESAYRTQPLTGQPVGEIARMRRGGSRSAVRKSSRSTKPRGFFNEQSDSESFVPSPHDPLRRPIQLLKAPIELTVFKIERGTPPMLFGYRDRQLQTHRFWGPERIETAWWSGSMIRRDYFRIETNQGDWFWIYRKLTTSQWYLHGLFG; via the coding sequence GTGAATCCAAGAGTGCTCAGCATTTGGCTGCCGAATTGGCCCATCCAAAGACTGCACGCCGCCAGCAATCTGCCCGCCGGGCCTGATCGCCCGCCGCTGGTCTTGATCGCTCGCGACCCTCGCCGCGGACAGCGCGTCGTCGCCTGCTGTCGCCGCGCCGCGATGGCGGGGATCAAAGTCGAGATGTCGGGCGGCGAAGCGACTTCGTTGATCGAAGCGGCAACCGATGCGCAATCGACGACTCAACCGCACGACGCTCAAGCCGACCTCGAAGCGCTGCAGGAACTCGCCGCCGCCTGCACCGAACGCTTCAGTCCGCTAGTCGGCATGGAACCGCTGGGCCCACGCCCTTGGGCGGGCCAGCTGCTGCACATGCCGCAAGGCTTGGTGATGGACGTGACCGGGATCGGTCCGTTGTTCGATGGCGAAGAATCGCTCTGCCGCCAGATCGATGAATTTTTCCAAAGCCGCAACCTGCAGGTTCGGATCGCGCTGGCCAGCACGTTAGCCGCCGCGTGGGGTTTGGCGCGAAGCCCCGCCTCGCGTCGCAAGACCATCGAAACAACAAAACGTTATTGCATCACCAAACCGGAGACCGAGTTCCATCACTTGGTCTCGATGCCAACCCGCGTGATGCGGTTGGAACCGGCTTGTGTCGAGACGCTGGCTCGGCTGGGGATCGAGCAATTTGGTCAATTGCTGCGGCTCCCTCGCGAAGGACTTGCCACGCGGCTGGGTGCCGATTTGATGTTGCGGATCGACCAACTGTTAGGTCGCGCCGACGAACCGCTGCCCGTCTACCACCACCGTCCCGAAGATCATGTCAGCATCGATCTGGAGCATCCGACGCGCGACACGGAGATCCTGATCTACAGCAGCGAACAATTGATGCAGCGGTTGGTGAAGGGGCTGCGACGGCGTGGTCACGGCGCGCTGCGGATCGCTTGCCGGTTTGACCTGCTGCAGCACGAAGCTGTCGAGATGCGATTGAGCTTATTCGCGCCGACCGCCGACGACCAACACCTCAACCGTTTATTGGCCAATCATTTCGGCCGCCAGCGGTTGCCGGCCGACGTCCATCGCGTGGCGGTCTCCGCCACGTTAACCGCTCCGCTGCAGCAACGCCAACCCGATCTGATCGGCGACGTGTCGACGCATGCCAACAGCGCTCCGGCGCTTGCCAATCTGATCGATAACCTGGCGGGACGACTGGGGCGCCAATCGGTGTTGGGAGTCCGGGCGACGCGGAATCCTGAACCCGAATCAGCCTACCGAACTCAACCGTTGACTGGCCAACCGGTCGGTGAGATCGCGCGGATGCGACGCGGCGGCAGCCGATCGGCCGTTCGAAAATCATCCCGTTCGACGAAGCCGCGGGGATTTTTCAACGAGCAATCCGACAGCGAAAGCTTTGTCCCCTCGCCGCACGACCCGCTGCGGCGACCGATCCAATTGTTGAAAGCACCGATCGAACTGACAGTCTTCAAGATCGAGCGGGGGACGCCGCCGATGCTGTTCGGATACCGCGATCGCCAACTGCAGACGCATCGTTTTTGGGGCCCCGAGCGAATCGAGACAGCTTGGTGGAGCGGATCGATGATCCGCCGCGATTACTTTCGCATCGAGACCAATCAAGGCGATTGGTTCTGGATCTATCGCAAACTGACGACCAGCCAGTGGTATCTGCACGGACTGTTTGGTTGA
- a CDS encoding ImuA family protein — MSSLRKQLRRVEAARRPESQAISSGIEPLDALLPQAGYPPGSLVEWIDVGHAGGAAWLSLTGAVAAHRHTGGKVVIVDTERTFYPPAAIAAGLPADAIVLLQPKSREDLIWSLDQSLRCSAVAAVWGRIGNLQDNDARRLQLAAETGATLGMLLRPATAIRQTSWAEVRWQVRGVVPRSAAPTSILTANSDRLLAVRLLRARGATAGQQLMLQIDQQSRIVRKELPRESKSAQHLAAELAHPKTARRQQSARRA, encoded by the coding sequence TTGTCTAGCTTACGAAAACAGCTCCGCCGCGTCGAAGCGGCTCGGCGTCCCGAGTCGCAGGCCATCTCTTCGGGCATCGAACCGCTGGATGCACTGCTCCCCCAAGCCGGTTATCCCCCTGGTTCATTGGTCGAATGGATCGACGTCGGGCACGCCGGCGGTGCGGCTTGGTTGTCGCTGACCGGTGCGGTCGCGGCTCATCGGCACACCGGGGGGAAGGTCGTGATCGTCGACACCGAGCGGACGTTTTATCCCCCCGCCGCAATCGCTGCCGGGTTGCCAGCCGATGCGATCGTGCTGCTGCAGCCCAAGTCGCGAGAAGACCTGATCTGGTCGCTCGACCAATCGCTTCGCTGTTCCGCGGTAGCGGCGGTTTGGGGACGCATCGGGAATCTGCAGGACAACGATGCCCGGCGGTTGCAATTGGCTGCCGAAACGGGAGCGACGTTGGGGATGCTGTTGCGGCCAGCGACAGCGATCCGGCAAACCAGCTGGGCCGAGGTCCGTTGGCAGGTCCGCGGAGTCGTCCCCCGATCGGCTGCCCCGACCTCCATTCTGACGGCGAATTCCGACCGCCTGCTGGCCGTGCGGTTGCTGCGTGCCCGCGGGGCTACCGCCGGACAGCAATTGATGCTGCAGATCGATCAACAGTCGCGAATCGTTCGCAAGGAACTGCCACGTGAATCCAAGAGTGCTCAGCATTTGGCTGCCGAATTGGCCCATCCAAAGACTGCACGCCGCCAGCAATCTGCCCGCCGGGCCTGA
- a CDS encoding SDR family NAD(P)-dependent oxidoreductase: protein MESTPPAPEASPAAEVVDDGTIPISRGGVRLIPAPLGSNLGAGILPAGTVVITCDDRGIANKVVERFDMFDHPTVLLRHVDGKPLDLSTIDDVIEADLSDAAVIDALIPALRQHHDALAGLIHLSPLSQFSDTDTLVDRARRDSRSLYLLARAMESDLTEAAKNGSAVLLAATAIDGRLGYGTSADQPIARAAHGGILGLVKCIGLEWPDVLVRAVDISPEMNTSTTFDAIAAELGQSTGPLEIGVSSAGRITWEPIAATIDPASENKLVLEPGEVIVMTGGARGITAEMAVGLAKKYQSQLVLLGRSQLPEQVEPAEIAAATSDVELKSALIQLAKARGETPKPAEIGRQANRIMAAREIRQTLDRIRQAGGHADYRSVDVSDRESFAAMLHNIQAEYGQIAGVVHGAGVIEDKLLRDKTPDSFDRVFNTKVHSTAGLIDAIAPNQLKFLALFASVASRFGNRGQSDYAAANEVLGKVACTLNQAWPQTRTFAVAWGPWAEIGMVADLEKHLTARGLTLIPPPLGVQMFLDEIACGDRGTPEVIIAGGAEQLATPN, encoded by the coding sequence GTGGAATCAACACCCCCTGCGCCCGAAGCATCCCCAGCCGCCGAGGTCGTCGACGACGGAACGATTCCGATCTCGCGAGGTGGCGTGCGGTTGATCCCCGCGCCGCTGGGCAGCAACCTGGGTGCTGGGATCTTGCCCGCCGGAACCGTTGTCATCACCTGCGACGACCGCGGGATCGCCAACAAAGTCGTCGAACGTTTTGACATGTTCGACCATCCAACCGTTCTGCTGCGTCACGTCGACGGCAAACCGTTGGACCTGTCGACGATCGACGATGTGATCGAAGCCGATCTCAGCGACGCCGCGGTGATCGATGCTCTGATCCCAGCTCTGCGTCAGCACCACGACGCCCTGGCCGGACTGATCCATCTATCGCCTCTGTCGCAGTTTAGCGACACCGACACCCTTGTCGATCGCGCACGCCGCGATTCCCGATCGCTCTACCTGTTGGCTCGAGCGATGGAATCCGATCTAACCGAAGCGGCTAAGAACGGCAGCGCAGTCCTGCTGGCAGCAACCGCGATCGACGGGCGACTCGGCTACGGCACGTCGGCCGACCAACCAATCGCTCGCGCCGCCCATGGCGGTATCTTGGGTCTGGTTAAATGCATCGGCTTGGAATGGCCCGACGTCTTGGTTCGCGCCGTCGATATCTCCCCCGAAATGAACACCTCCACGACCTTTGATGCCATCGCGGCGGAACTGGGTCAGTCGACCGGACCGCTGGAGATTGGTGTCAGCAGCGCTGGCCGGATCACCTGGGAACCGATCGCCGCGACGATCGATCCCGCCAGCGAAAACAAACTGGTTCTGGAACCGGGCGAAGTGATCGTGATGACCGGTGGCGCCCGAGGGATCACCGCTGAGATGGCGGTCGGCCTGGCGAAGAAGTATCAATCGCAACTGGTTTTGCTGGGACGGTCTCAATTGCCCGAACAGGTTGAACCGGCGGAGATCGCTGCGGCGACCAGCGACGTGGAACTGAAATCCGCCCTGATCCAGCTGGCCAAAGCGCGAGGCGAAACGCCCAAACCGGCCGAGATCGGACGGCAAGCGAATCGCATCATGGCGGCCCGCGAGATTCGGCAGACGTTGGATCGAATCCGGCAGGCTGGCGGCCATGCCGACTACCGATCGGTCGACGTCTCGGATCGCGAATCGTTTGCCGCCATGCTGCATAACATCCAAGCCGAATACGGCCAGATCGCCGGAGTGGTCCACGGCGCGGGAGTGATCGAAGACAAGCTGTTGCGCGACAAGACTCCCGATTCGTTCGATCGCGTCTTCAACACCAAAGTCCACAGCACAGCAGGACTGATCGATGCGATCGCCCCCAACCAATTGAAGTTCCTCGCCCTGTTTGCTTCGGTCGCCAGCCGATTTGGCAACCGCGGGCAGAGCGACTACGCGGCGGCGAACGAGGTCTTGGGCAAAGTCGCCTGCACGCTGAACCAAGCTTGGCCGCAAACGCGGACCTTTGCTGTCGCTTGGGGACCGTGGGCGGAGATCGGCATGGTCGCCGACCTGGAAAAGCATCTCACGGCGCGCGGGCTGACCCTGATCCCACCACCGCTGGGCGTGCAGATGTTCCTCGACGAAATCGCCTGCGGAGATCGCGGAACGCCCGAAGTGATCATCGCCGGCGGCGCAGAACAACTGGCAACTCCCAACTAA
- a CDS encoding type I polyketide synthase, with protein MLPTDIFVVTLPRLASIDLAIAACRAGAIGTLDLASNGDSTAASIERLVRFTNNPFAARIGPNTEPVHLEQLAQHASQLDAVILAGEITAQRVTSLRNRLGNQVRLLAEITRSEALQEAIGLPLDGVILKGNEAGGWVASETTFLLLQRWARLDDARRQRLPAYAQGGIGPHTAAACEAAGARGVVIDSQVLLAQASPLSPAAATWVRSYDGSQTHLLGESLGRCFRFAAPPSAALLQQLRELELNLLAKQESAPDQSFAQAWIDGVEQAVAANDDPRVLIAGQDLAFAAGLAQRCVDVRGTVTAIIDQSRENIQAAAEVNPLDADGPLAASHGIGLPIVQGPMTRVSDTAEFAEAVASEGGLPLIALALMRGPEASKILAATRAKLGDRGWGAGLLGFLPPEIRTEQIAAIREHRPPVALIAGGRPDQAKELEAIDIPTYLHAPSPGLLEMFLRDGARRFVFEGRECGGHVGPRSSFVLWESLLVVLEAFAKKNPREISKLHLLFAGGIHDGLSAAMATSVAGRLSQLGAKVGVLMGSAYLFTKEAVEAGAIVPRFQEEAIRSHDTVLLETGPGHAIRCIRTPYRDLFDRERRRLAGEGKTADEITRELEWMNIGRLRVASKGIERSTPSDGGKSKLENVSSDKQYERGMYMVGQVAALRDSVTTIGQLHADVSQTGTQRLQQASANLNVAPKPSFTDSVDAPPPCDIAIVGMSAMYPGGNELAQYWENILNKHYAVTEVPRDSHWDWTLFYDPDPRAPDKIVSKWGGFLTDQVFNPFEYGITPRSIASIEPLQLLLLESMKRTLSDGGYDRRPFNRETACAVLGIGGGGSPMGVMYGIRSSLPIIETAPELPVSGQAICDAVKNHLPEWTEDSFPGILMNVAVGRVANRFNLGGSNYALDAACASSLAAVHACIRELQLGTTDVAFAMGADTVQTPYAFMAFSKTHALSPQGRCRPFDAEADGIVLSEGLGIVMLKRLADAERDGDKIYAVIRGIGSSSDGKDKGLTAPNATGQIRALRRAYEQARVEPSSIGLVEAHGTGTVVGDRTEATSVATVLDESGARRQSVAIGSVKSMIGHSKCAAGVAGLIKAAMALHTKTLPPTLVETPSPAIDFPNTGLYLNTETRPWINGEDHPRRAGVSAFGFGGTNVHLVLEEYTEDFANPPEVARDHWPAELLVWRAANPAALRTELTRIQAWLAAGAMPELPELAASLADAFEKTTAAECVAAIVAKDLGQLTDHLAIAIKKCEATPLAISDPRGIYLAEIEPETAGKVALLFPGQGAQYPDMLAELLLAFPAAHAAVDHAAAVYDEHFASRFAQLIYPPSPFTDADRDANRKALADTAVAQPALAATSWAALQVIDALGIRADVVGGHSFGELVAVAAAEALTYDDLLSLAAARGDAMRSAAQPQPDGGFAGAMAAVSADAATIQKELSAAGLAEAITIANDNSPQQIVISGPTAAVDSAIEKLTAAGMRVVKLDVSCAFHSPQVAAAGTAFAEKLDSLAWKAPQRTVYSNTTAAKHPAAPAEMLATLKTHLASPVRFRQQVAAMHADGVRTFIEVGPGSALTGLVGQTLKDQPHTAVSIDRRGRDSLSQLVHTLGRLITAGVDGIRPSALFAARAPQRIDLRKLNSQIGHPDYPKNAWMVNGMRNRPINEPEKHYLGQRHPDADKPRPAATGNGQPAKQEPAAKPSAAAATAKPIAVAAELQKPQQVPTQKPRETKPLPPAASAAPQRPQKPTAPTPVVPSDQNTMQLTSSATNRLPQETNGSAQTPAATYHDEATAVMLGYQQLMRQFLQTQRDVMVTYLQGEAPESDNGMLPQAAQPQIAQRPQPTYAAISHNGENGHAAKPAPAIPAAAPVAAAPPAAAAPAPAPAPAAAPEPTPAAPSPAVAEPAAAAAPTDNDQAAPASIQQAEEALLELVADRTGYPVDMLDMEADLEGDLGIDSIKRVEILGNLAEVLQLAGDGESLEDTLELEKLTTLRTLRGIVDYLDEAIFSDDAKKKVTS; from the coding sequence ATGCTCCCGACCGATATTTTCGTCGTCACCCTGCCTCGTCTCGCTTCGATCGACCTCGCCATTGCTGCCTGCCGTGCCGGCGCGATCGGCACTCTCGACCTCGCCAGCAACGGCGATTCGACAGCGGCTTCTATCGAGCGATTGGTTCGCTTCACAAACAACCCTTTTGCCGCGCGGATCGGTCCAAACACCGAACCGGTTCACCTCGAACAGCTAGCGCAACACGCGTCGCAGCTCGATGCAGTGATCCTGGCTGGTGAAATCACAGCTCAGCGAGTCACTTCGCTGCGCAACCGGCTGGGGAACCAAGTCCGCCTGCTAGCCGAGATTACGCGCAGCGAGGCGCTGCAAGAAGCGATCGGCCTGCCGCTTGATGGCGTGATCCTCAAGGGGAACGAAGCGGGAGGCTGGGTCGCCAGCGAAACCACCTTCTTGCTGCTGCAGCGTTGGGCCCGATTGGACGACGCGCGTCGCCAGCGTCTGCCCGCCTACGCCCAAGGTGGAATCGGCCCACACACCGCAGCCGCTTGCGAAGCGGCCGGCGCCCGCGGCGTGGTCATCGATTCTCAGGTCCTCTTGGCCCAAGCATCGCCACTCTCCCCCGCAGCCGCCACCTGGGTCCGTTCCTACGATGGCAGCCAGACTCATTTGCTGGGCGAATCGCTGGGGCGATGCTTCCGATTTGCCGCGCCGCCAAGCGCAGCGCTCCTGCAACAACTGCGCGAACTCGAACTGAACCTGTTAGCCAAACAGGAATCCGCCCCCGACCAATCGTTTGCACAAGCCTGGATCGACGGCGTCGAACAAGCAGTCGCCGCAAACGATGACCCGCGCGTCTTGATCGCCGGCCAAGACCTCGCCTTTGCCGCGGGGCTGGCCCAGCGCTGCGTCGACGTTCGCGGCACCGTCACCGCCATCATCGATCAATCGCGCGAGAACATCCAAGCGGCAGCCGAAGTGAATCCGTTGGACGCCGACGGACCGCTCGCCGCCAGCCACGGCATCGGGTTGCCAATCGTTCAGGGACCGATGACGCGAGTCAGCGATACGGCGGAGTTTGCCGAAGCGGTCGCCAGCGAAGGAGGCCTGCCGTTGATCGCGCTGGCTCTGATGCGCGGCCCCGAAGCCTCCAAAATCCTGGCAGCCACGCGAGCCAAGCTGGGAGATCGCGGTTGGGGTGCCGGCCTGCTGGGCTTTCTGCCGCCCGAGATCCGCACCGAACAGATCGCTGCGATCCGAGAGCACCGGCCACCAGTTGCCTTGATCGCTGGTGGACGCCCCGACCAAGCCAAAGAGCTCGAAGCGATCGACATCCCGACCTACCTGCACGCTCCTTCGCCGGGGCTGCTGGAAATGTTCCTCCGCGACGGTGCACGGCGGTTCGTCTTCGAAGGCCGCGAGTGCGGCGGACACGTCGGACCGCGCAGCAGCTTCGTGTTGTGGGAAAGCTTGCTGGTCGTGCTCGAAGCATTTGCCAAAAAGAACCCCAGAGAAATCTCCAAGCTGCATCTGCTGTTCGCCGGCGGCATCCACGATGGCCTCTCCGCCGCGATGGCAACATCGGTCGCCGGACGCCTGTCGCAACTGGGCGCCAAAGTTGGCGTGCTGATGGGTTCGGCCTATCTGTTCACCAAAGAAGCTGTCGAAGCGGGCGCGATCGTGCCACGCTTTCAAGAGGAAGCGATCCGCAGCCACGACACCGTCCTGTTGGAAACCGGTCCCGGCCACGCGATCCGCTGCATCCGAACCCCTTACCGCGACCTGTTCGATCGCGAGCGGCGACGACTGGCTGGCGAAGGCAAAACCGCCGACGAGATCACACGCGAACTGGAATGGATGAACATCGGGCGGCTGCGCGTCGCCAGCAAGGGAATCGAGCGATCGACGCCCAGCGATGGTGGCAAAAGCAAACTGGAAAACGTCTCCAGCGACAAACAATACGAACGCGGAATGTACATGGTCGGCCAAGTCGCCGCGCTCCGCGACAGCGTGACGACGATCGGCCAGCTGCACGCCGATGTCAGCCAAACCGGAACGCAACGACTGCAACAAGCCTCGGCGAATTTGAACGTCGCTCCCAAACCAAGCTTCACCGATTCGGTCGACGCGCCGCCCCCCTGCGATATCGCGATCGTTGGGATGAGTGCGATGTATCCCGGCGGCAACGAACTGGCGCAGTACTGGGAGAACATCCTTAACAAACACTACGCCGTCACCGAAGTCCCTCGCGATTCGCACTGGGACTGGACGTTGTTCTACGATCCCGACCCGCGAGCTCCCGACAAGATCGTCAGCAAGTGGGGCGGCTTCCTGACCGACCAAGTCTTTAATCCATTCGAATACGGGATCACGCCGCGAAGCATCGCGTCGATCGAACCGCTGCAATTGTTGCTGCTGGAATCGATGAAGCGAACGCTGTCCGACGGCGGTTACGATCGCCGACCGTTCAACCGCGAGACAGCATGTGCGGTGCTGGGCATCGGCGGCGGTGGCAGCCCGATGGGCGTGATGTATGGCATCCGCAGCTCGCTGCCGATCATCGAAACCGCTCCCGAACTGCCGGTCTCAGGACAAGCGATTTGCGACGCGGTGAAAAACCATCTGCCCGAATGGACCGAAGATTCGTTCCCCGGGATTTTGATGAACGTCGCCGTCGGCCGCGTCGCCAATCGGTTTAATCTGGGCGGATCGAACTACGCTCTGGACGCCGCTTGCGCCTCGTCGCTGGCCGCCGTCCACGCCTGCATCCGCGAATTGCAACTGGGAACCACCGACGTCGCGTTTGCGATGGGTGCCGACACCGTGCAAACGCCTTACGCCTTTATGGCCTTCAGCAAAACGCACGCCCTCTCGCCGCAGGGACGCTGCCGGCCGTTCGACGCCGAAGCCGACGGGATCGTGCTCAGCGAAGGCCTTGGGATCGTGATGCTGAAGCGTTTGGCGGATGCCGAGCGCGACGGCGACAAGATCTACGCGGTGATTCGCGGCATCGGCAGCAGCAGCGACGGCAAGGACAAAGGGCTGACCGCCCCCAACGCCACCGGACAGATCCGCGCCCTGCGACGCGCCTACGAACAAGCCCGCGTCGAACCATCGTCGATCGGTTTGGTCGAAGCCCATGGAACCGGAACCGTTGTCGGCGATCGGACCGAAGCGACTTCGGTCGCGACCGTCCTGGACGAATCGGGAGCCCGCCGCCAATCGGTCGCGATCGGCAGCGTCAAATCGATGATCGGTCACAGCAAGTGTGCCGCCGGCGTCGCGGGTCTGATCAAAGCCGCGATGGCCTTGCACACCAAGACCCTGCCCCCAACGCTCGTCGAAACGCCCAGCCCCGCGATCGACTTCCCTAACACTGGGCTGTACTTGAACACCGAGACGCGTCCCTGGATCAATGGCGAAGACCACCCGCGTCGCGCCGGAGTCAGCGCGTTCGGATTTGGTGGCACCAACGTCCACTTGGTCTTGGAAGAATATACCGAAGACTTCGCCAATCCGCCCGAGGTTGCTCGCGACCACTGGCCCGCCGAATTGCTGGTCTGGCGAGCGGCGAATCCCGCCGCGTTGCGAACCGAACTAACGCGGATCCAGGCCTGGCTTGCCGCCGGCGCGATGCCGGAACTGCCCGAACTGGCGGCTTCGCTGGCCGATGCCTTTGAAAAGACAACCGCCGCCGAATGCGTGGCGGCAATCGTTGCCAAAGACCTGGGCCAGCTGACCGATCATCTTGCGATCGCTATCAAAAAATGTGAAGCGACGCCGTTGGCGATCTCCGATCCGCGCGGCATCTACCTGGCCGAGATCGAACCCGAGACCGCGGGCAAAGTCGCGCTGCTGTTCCCCGGCCAAGGGGCACAATATCCCGACATGCTCGCCGAACTGCTGCTCGCATTCCCCGCAGCACACGCTGCGGTCGATCATGCCGCAGCGGTCTACGACGAACATTTTGCCAGTCGATTTGCTCAACTGATCTATCCGCCATCGCCGTTCACCGACGCCGATCGCGATGCCAACCGCAAGGCCTTGGCCGACACAGCGGTCGCTCAACCGGCACTCGCCGCCACATCGTGGGCCGCGCTGCAGGTGATCGATGCGTTGGGGATTCGCGCCGATGTCGTCGGCGGTCACAGCTTTGGCGAACTAGTCGCCGTGGCAGCCGCCGAAGCGTTGACGTACGACGATCTGCTGAGCCTTGCCGCGGCGCGTGGCGACGCGATGCGATCGGCCGCTCAACCGCAGCCCGACGGCGGTTTTGCCGGTGCGATGGCGGCGGTTTCCGCCGACGCAGCCACGATTCAAAAAGAGCTATCCGCCGCCGGATTGGCCGAAGCGATCACGATCGCCAACGACAACTCGCCGCAGCAGATCGTGATCTCCGGTCCGACCGCAGCGGTCGACAGCGCGATCGAAAAACTGACGGCCGCCGGAATGCGAGTCGTCAAGTTGGACGTCTCGTGTGCCTTCCATTCACCGCAAGTCGCCGCCGCTGGAACCGCCTTTGCCGAGAAGCTCGATTCGCTTGCATGGAAAGCTCCACAGCGAACGGTCTACAGCAACACAACCGCCGCCAAACATCCGGCCGCTCCGGCAGAGATGCTCGCCACGCTCAAGACGCACCTCGCATCGCCGGTTCGCTTCCGTCAACAGGTTGCCGCGATGCACGCCGACGGTGTGCGAACGTTTATCGAAGTCGGCCCCGGCAGCGCGTTGACCGGTCTGGTCGGGCAAACGTTGAAAGACCAACCGCACACCGCCGTGTCGATCGATCGACGCGGTCGCGATTCGTTGTCTCAACTGGTTCACACGCTGGGCCGCTTGATCACCGCGGGTGTCGACGGCATCCGGCCTTCGGCTCTGTTTGCCGCACGTGCTCCGCAACGCATCGACCTGCGAAAATTGAATTCACAGATCGGCCATCCCGACTATCCTAAGAACGCATGGATGGTCAACGGGATGCGGAACCGCCCGATCAACGAACCGGAAAAACATTATCTGGGGCAGCGTCATCCCGACGCCGACAAACCTCGGCCGGCCGCCACAGGAAACGGCCAACCTGCGAAACAGGAACCCGCCGCCAAACCATCGGCGGCTGCGGCAACGGCAAAACCGATTGCCGTCGCAGCGGAGCTGCAAAAACCACAACAAGTCCCAACACAAAAACCTCGTGAAACGAAGCCGCTGCCGCCAGCAGCATCTGCCGCGCCACAGCGGCCGCAAAAACCGACAGCTCCAACTCCCGTTGTTCCATCTGATCAAAACACCATGCAACTAACATCCTCCGCTACGAATCGTCTTCCACAAGAAACCAACGGATCGGCTCAAACACCCGCCGCCACGTATCATGACGAAGCAACAGCCGTGATGCTTGGCTACCAACAACTGATGCGTCAGTTCTTGCAAACGCAACGCGATGTGATGGTCACGTACTTGCAAGGGGAAGCTCCCGAATCCGACAACGGCATGCTCCCTCAAGCCGCTCAACCGCAGATCGCTCAGCGACCGCAGCCGACCTACGCGGCGATCAGCCACAACGGCGAAAACGGCCACGCAGCGAAGCCCGCACCGGCGATCCCTGCCGCCGCGCCAGTCGCCGCTGCACCACCAGCTGCCGCTGCTCCCGCTCCCGCACCGGCGCCAGCCGCTGCACCGGAACCGACACCCGCCGCGCCATCGCCCGCAGTTGCCGAACCAGCCGCCGCCGCCGCGCCGACCGACAACGACCAAGCGGCTCCCGCGTCGATTCAACAAGCCGAAGAAGCGTTGCTGGAACTGGTCGCCGACCGGACCGGTTACCCCGTCGACATGCTCGACATGGAAGCCGACCTCGAAGGCGATCTCGGAATCGATTCGATCAAACGGGTCGAGATCCTGGGGAACCTCGCCGAAGTCCTGCAGCTCGCTGGCGACGGCGAATCGCTGGAAGATACGTTGGAACTGGAGAAGTTGACGACGCTTCGCACGCTGCGAGGAATCGTCGACTATCTCGATGAAGCGATCTTCAGCGACGACGCAAAAAAAAAAGTGACGTCGTAG